In Onthophagus taurus isolate NC chromosome 6, IU_Otau_3.0, whole genome shotgun sequence, a genomic segment contains:
- the LOC111414138 gene encoding trans-acting T-cell-specific transcription factor GATA-3-like isoform X2: protein MDQKPDEPSSVQSETSKPETPHGSPSTQSPPHHQQQTSSVSVIKPRILTTAGTIEDEPTGNNKLDSVASEEIVETSNPGDSPMKTVVDSPQHQQQEVENQYVEENGQITTEDSQHTYERTTYEDGGGVVVATHPDYEVVDGQPIIGYTVEMQNIQIEYTSHDDLKPDNNEYTNLESVPASSQYNTNSIAGDTAQYLPHGHYQHPQYTQLPRRNLDESPPGTVLYNDPNLGSSGRIQYQTPNYEASPSNGTITLVTPGSNYQYIQQNGSWTTASPQEVYAAYPSTSTVTPDSSSTIGYNYPAQGASGGGGGGQWQDEAGTYEAPPVNSEIDIKECVNCGASITPLWRRDGTGHYLCNACGLYNKINGVNRPPVRSNKKPVPTGNRRNGVQCANCQTTTTTLWRRNNQGDPVCNACGLYFKLHNMNRPLTMKKEGIQTRKRKPKGRSQYQNPPAPSTSTMIPNRQIYIPQQNIEQDQYQLPTYTIAPQTVSRLPALQLGRHPVGVPIDIMQRSTDEQTSVITSTSVATRQVYQQQPPGQDRPNQHDPNIDS from the exons ATGGACCAAAAACCGGATGAACCTTCATCAGTACAATCGGAGACGTCAAAACCTGAAACTCCTCACGGATCTCCATCTACACAATCGCCGCCACATCATCAACAACAAACATCATCCGTTAGCGTTATCAAACCAAGGATTTTAACAACAGCCGGGACAATAGAAGATGAACCAACCGGAAACAACAAATTAGATTCGGTCGCTTCTGAAGAAATCGTTGAAACATCAAACCCAGGCGATAGTCCAATGAAAACGGTCGTTGATTCACCCCAACATCAACAGCAAGAAGTTGAAAACCAATACGTCGAAGAAAACGGGCAAATTACTACCGAAGATAGTCAACACACGTATGAAAGAACAACGTATGAAGATGGTGGAGGGGTTGTTGTCGCTACACATCCAGATTACGAGGTTGTGGATGGTCAACCAATTATAGGGTACACCGTTGAAATGCAAAACATACAAATCGAATATACATCACACGATGATTTAAAACCTGATAATAATGAATACACCAATTTGGAAAGTGTCCCGGCATCTTCGCAATATAACACCAATTCGATTGCGGGTGATACAGCTCAATATTTACCACATGGCCATTATCAACATCCACAATATACACAGTTACCCAGAAGAAATTTAGATGAAAGCCCACCAGGGACTGTTTTGTATAATGATCCAAATTTGGGGTCATCTGGAAGAATTCAATATCAAACG CCAAATTACGAAGCTTCGCCATCGAACGGAACAATAACTTTGGTAACACCCGGAAGTAACTACCAGTATATTCAACAAAATGGCAGTTGGACGACCGCTTCTCCTCAAGAAGTGTACGCTGCGTATCCATCGACCTCCACAGTGACACCCGACAGTAGCAGCACAATCGGATATAATTATCCTGCACAAGGAGCAtccggcggcggcggcggcggtcAGTGGCAGGACGAGGCAGGAACATACGAGGCGCCGCCGGTAAATAGCGAAATAGATATCAAAGAGTGCGTAAATTGCGGTGCCAGCATCACCCCTTTGTGGCGTCGCGACGGCACCGGGCACTACCTCTGCAACGCGTGCGGTttgtacaacaaaataaaCGGAGTTAACAGACCTCCGGTTCGATCAAACAAGAAACCGGTGCca ACCGGAAATAGACGTAACGGAGTTCAATGCGCTAATTGTCAAACGACAACAACCACCTTATGGAGAAGAAACAATCAAGGTGATCCTGTATGTAATGCTTGCGGGCTTTATTTCAAACTTCACAAC ATGAATCGTCCGTTAACGATGAAAAAGGAAGGCATTCAAACGAGAAAACGCAAACCAAAGGGCAGATCTCAATATCAAAATCCACCTGCGCCTAGCACATCGACGATGATACCGAACAGACAAATtt ataTTCCACAGCAAAATATCGAACAGGATCAATATCAACTTCCAACGTATACTATTGCACCACAAACGGTATCTCGTCTGCCGGCCCTGCAACTTGGCAGACACCCTGTTGG tGTTCCTATCGATATAATGCAAAGATCAACTGACGAACAAACCAGTGTAATCACATCCACCTCAGTAGCAACCCGTCAGGTTTACCAACAACAACCACCCGGTCAAGATCGACCAAATCAACACGATCCCAACATCgactcttaa
- the LOC111414138 gene encoding erythroid transcription factor-like isoform X3: MNSMDQKPDEPSSVQSETSKPETPHGSPSTQSPPHHQQQTSSVSVIKPRILTTAGTIEDEPTGNNKLDSVASEEIVETSNPGDSPMKTVVDSPQHQQQEVENQYVEENGQITTEDSQHTYERTTYEDGGGVVVATHPDYEVVDGQPIIGYTVEMQNIQIEYTSHDDLKPDNNEYTNLESVPASSQYNTNSIAGDTAQYLPHGHYQHPQYTQLPRRNLDESPPGTVLYNDPNLGSSGRIQYQTPNYEASPSNGTITLVTPGSNYQYIQQNGSWTTASPQEVYAAYPSTSTVTPDSSSTIGYNYPAQGASGGGGGGQWQDEAGTYEAPPVNSEIDIKECVNCGASITPLWRRDGTGHYLCNACGLYNKINGVNRPPVRSNKKPVPTGNRRNGVQCANCQTTTTTLWRRNNQGDPVCNACGLYFKLHNMNRPLTMKKEGIQTRKRKPKGRSQYQNPPAPSTSTMIPNRQIYIPQQNIEQDQYQLPTYTIAPQTVSRLPALQLGRHPVG; the protein is encoded by the exons ATGAATTCG ATGGACCAAAAACCGGATGAACCTTCATCAGTACAATCGGAGACGTCAAAACCTGAAACTCCTCACGGATCTCCATCTACACAATCGCCGCCACATCATCAACAACAAACATCATCCGTTAGCGTTATCAAACCAAGGATTTTAACAACAGCCGGGACAATAGAAGATGAACCAACCGGAAACAACAAATTAGATTCGGTCGCTTCTGAAGAAATCGTTGAAACATCAAACCCAGGCGATAGTCCAATGAAAACGGTCGTTGATTCACCCCAACATCAACAGCAAGAAGTTGAAAACCAATACGTCGAAGAAAACGGGCAAATTACTACCGAAGATAGTCAACACACGTATGAAAGAACAACGTATGAAGATGGTGGAGGGGTTGTTGTCGCTACACATCCAGATTACGAGGTTGTGGATGGTCAACCAATTATAGGGTACACCGTTGAAATGCAAAACATACAAATCGAATATACATCACACGATGATTTAAAACCTGATAATAATGAATACACCAATTTGGAAAGTGTCCCGGCATCTTCGCAATATAACACCAATTCGATTGCGGGTGATACAGCTCAATATTTACCACATGGCCATTATCAACATCCACAATATACACAGTTACCCAGAAGAAATTTAGATGAAAGCCCACCAGGGACTGTTTTGTATAATGATCCAAATTTGGGGTCATCTGGAAGAATTCAATATCAAACG CCAAATTACGAAGCTTCGCCATCGAACGGAACAATAACTTTGGTAACACCCGGAAGTAACTACCAGTATATTCAACAAAATGGCAGTTGGACGACCGCTTCTCCTCAAGAAGTGTACGCTGCGTATCCATCGACCTCCACAGTGACACCCGACAGTAGCAGCACAATCGGATATAATTATCCTGCACAAGGAGCAtccggcggcggcggcggcggtcAGTGGCAGGACGAGGCAGGAACATACGAGGCGCCGCCGGTAAATAGCGAAATAGATATCAAAGAGTGCGTAAATTGCGGTGCCAGCATCACCCCTTTGTGGCGTCGCGACGGCACCGGGCACTACCTCTGCAACGCGTGCGGTttgtacaacaaaataaaCGGAGTTAACAGACCTCCGGTTCGATCAAACAAGAAACCGGTGCca ACCGGAAATAGACGTAACGGAGTTCAATGCGCTAATTGTCAAACGACAACAACCACCTTATGGAGAAGAAACAATCAAGGTGATCCTGTATGTAATGCTTGCGGGCTTTATTTCAAACTTCACAAC ATGAATCGTCCGTTAACGATGAAAAAGGAAGGCATTCAAACGAGAAAACGCAAACCAAAGGGCAGATCTCAATATCAAAATCCACCTGCGCCTAGCACATCGACGATGATACCGAACAGACAAATtt ataTTCCACAGCAAAATATCGAACAGGATCAATATCAACTTCCAACGTATACTATTGCACCACAAACGGTATCTCGTCTGCCGGCCCTGCAACTTGGCAGACACCCTGTTGGGTAG
- the LOC111414138 gene encoding trans-acting T-cell-specific transcription factor GATA-3-like isoform X1, with translation MNSMDQKPDEPSSVQSETSKPETPHGSPSTQSPPHHQQQTSSVSVIKPRILTTAGTIEDEPTGNNKLDSVASEEIVETSNPGDSPMKTVVDSPQHQQQEVENQYVEENGQITTEDSQHTYERTTYEDGGGVVVATHPDYEVVDGQPIIGYTVEMQNIQIEYTSHDDLKPDNNEYTNLESVPASSQYNTNSIAGDTAQYLPHGHYQHPQYTQLPRRNLDESPPGTVLYNDPNLGSSGRIQYQTPNYEASPSNGTITLVTPGSNYQYIQQNGSWTTASPQEVYAAYPSTSTVTPDSSSTIGYNYPAQGASGGGGGGQWQDEAGTYEAPPVNSEIDIKECVNCGASITPLWRRDGTGHYLCNACGLYNKINGVNRPPVRSNKKPVPTGNRRNGVQCANCQTTTTTLWRRNNQGDPVCNACGLYFKLHNMNRPLTMKKEGIQTRKRKPKGRSQYQNPPAPSTSTMIPNRQIYIPQQNIEQDQYQLPTYTIAPQTVSRLPALQLGRHPVGVPIDIMQRSTDEQTSVITSTSVATRQVYQQQPPGQDRPNQHDPNIDS, from the exons ATGAATTCG ATGGACCAAAAACCGGATGAACCTTCATCAGTACAATCGGAGACGTCAAAACCTGAAACTCCTCACGGATCTCCATCTACACAATCGCCGCCACATCATCAACAACAAACATCATCCGTTAGCGTTATCAAACCAAGGATTTTAACAACAGCCGGGACAATAGAAGATGAACCAACCGGAAACAACAAATTAGATTCGGTCGCTTCTGAAGAAATCGTTGAAACATCAAACCCAGGCGATAGTCCAATGAAAACGGTCGTTGATTCACCCCAACATCAACAGCAAGAAGTTGAAAACCAATACGTCGAAGAAAACGGGCAAATTACTACCGAAGATAGTCAACACACGTATGAAAGAACAACGTATGAAGATGGTGGAGGGGTTGTTGTCGCTACACATCCAGATTACGAGGTTGTGGATGGTCAACCAATTATAGGGTACACCGTTGAAATGCAAAACATACAAATCGAATATACATCACACGATGATTTAAAACCTGATAATAATGAATACACCAATTTGGAAAGTGTCCCGGCATCTTCGCAATATAACACCAATTCGATTGCGGGTGATACAGCTCAATATTTACCACATGGCCATTATCAACATCCACAATATACACAGTTACCCAGAAGAAATTTAGATGAAAGCCCACCAGGGACTGTTTTGTATAATGATCCAAATTTGGGGTCATCTGGAAGAATTCAATATCAAACG CCAAATTACGAAGCTTCGCCATCGAACGGAACAATAACTTTGGTAACACCCGGAAGTAACTACCAGTATATTCAACAAAATGGCAGTTGGACGACCGCTTCTCCTCAAGAAGTGTACGCTGCGTATCCATCGACCTCCACAGTGACACCCGACAGTAGCAGCACAATCGGATATAATTATCCTGCACAAGGAGCAtccggcggcggcggcggcggtcAGTGGCAGGACGAGGCAGGAACATACGAGGCGCCGCCGGTAAATAGCGAAATAGATATCAAAGAGTGCGTAAATTGCGGTGCCAGCATCACCCCTTTGTGGCGTCGCGACGGCACCGGGCACTACCTCTGCAACGCGTGCGGTttgtacaacaaaataaaCGGAGTTAACAGACCTCCGGTTCGATCAAACAAGAAACCGGTGCca ACCGGAAATAGACGTAACGGAGTTCAATGCGCTAATTGTCAAACGACAACAACCACCTTATGGAGAAGAAACAATCAAGGTGATCCTGTATGTAATGCTTGCGGGCTTTATTTCAAACTTCACAAC ATGAATCGTCCGTTAACGATGAAAAAGGAAGGCATTCAAACGAGAAAACGCAAACCAAAGGGCAGATCTCAATATCAAAATCCACCTGCGCCTAGCACATCGACGATGATACCGAACAGACAAATtt ataTTCCACAGCAAAATATCGAACAGGATCAATATCAACTTCCAACGTATACTATTGCACCACAAACGGTATCTCGTCTGCCGGCCCTGCAACTTGGCAGACACCCTGTTGG tGTTCCTATCGATATAATGCAAAGATCAACTGACGAACAAACCAGTGTAATCACATCCACCTCAGTAGCAACCCGTCAGGTTTACCAACAACAACCACCCGGTCAAGATCGACCAAATCAACACGATCCCAACATCgactcttaa
- the LOC111414138 gene encoding uncharacterized protein isoform X4: MNSMDQKPDEPSSVQSETSKPETPHGSPSTQSPPHHQQQTSSVSVIKPRILTTAGTIEDEPTGNNKLDSVASEEIVETSNPGDSPMKTVVDSPQHQQQEVENQYVEENGQITTEDSQHTYERTTYEDGGGVVVATHPDYEVVDGQPIIGYTVEMQNIQIEYTSHDDLKPDNNEYTNLESVPASSQYNTNSIAGDTAQYLPHGHYQHPQYTQLPRRNLDESPPGTVLYNDPNLGSSGRIQYQTPNYEASPSNGTITLVTPGSNYQYIQQNGSWTTASPQEVYAAYPSTSTVTPDSSSTIGYNYPAQGASGGGGGGQWQDEAGTYEAPPTGNRRNGVQCANCQTTTTTLWRRNNQGDPVCNACGLYFKLHNMNRPLTMKKEGIQTRKRKPKGRSQYQNPPAPSTSTMIPNRQIYIPQQNIEQDQYQLPTYTIAPQTVSRLPALQLGRHPVGVPIDIMQRSTDEQTSVITSTSVATRQVYQQQPPGQDRPNQHDPNIDS, encoded by the exons ATGAATTCG ATGGACCAAAAACCGGATGAACCTTCATCAGTACAATCGGAGACGTCAAAACCTGAAACTCCTCACGGATCTCCATCTACACAATCGCCGCCACATCATCAACAACAAACATCATCCGTTAGCGTTATCAAACCAAGGATTTTAACAACAGCCGGGACAATAGAAGATGAACCAACCGGAAACAACAAATTAGATTCGGTCGCTTCTGAAGAAATCGTTGAAACATCAAACCCAGGCGATAGTCCAATGAAAACGGTCGTTGATTCACCCCAACATCAACAGCAAGAAGTTGAAAACCAATACGTCGAAGAAAACGGGCAAATTACTACCGAAGATAGTCAACACACGTATGAAAGAACAACGTATGAAGATGGTGGAGGGGTTGTTGTCGCTACACATCCAGATTACGAGGTTGTGGATGGTCAACCAATTATAGGGTACACCGTTGAAATGCAAAACATACAAATCGAATATACATCACACGATGATTTAAAACCTGATAATAATGAATACACCAATTTGGAAAGTGTCCCGGCATCTTCGCAATATAACACCAATTCGATTGCGGGTGATACAGCTCAATATTTACCACATGGCCATTATCAACATCCACAATATACACAGTTACCCAGAAGAAATTTAGATGAAAGCCCACCAGGGACTGTTTTGTATAATGATCCAAATTTGGGGTCATCTGGAAGAATTCAATATCAAACG CCAAATTACGAAGCTTCGCCATCGAACGGAACAATAACTTTGGTAACACCCGGAAGTAACTACCAGTATATTCAACAAAATGGCAGTTGGACGACCGCTTCTCCTCAAGAAGTGTACGCTGCGTATCCATCGACCTCCACAGTGACACCCGACAGTAGCAGCACAATCGGATATAATTATCCTGCACAAGGAGCAtccggcggcggcggcggcggtcAGTGGCAGGACGAGGCAGGAACATACGAGGCGCCGCCG ACCGGAAATAGACGTAACGGAGTTCAATGCGCTAATTGTCAAACGACAACAACCACCTTATGGAGAAGAAACAATCAAGGTGATCCTGTATGTAATGCTTGCGGGCTTTATTTCAAACTTCACAAC ATGAATCGTCCGTTAACGATGAAAAAGGAAGGCATTCAAACGAGAAAACGCAAACCAAAGGGCAGATCTCAATATCAAAATCCACCTGCGCCTAGCACATCGACGATGATACCGAACAGACAAATtt ataTTCCACAGCAAAATATCGAACAGGATCAATATCAACTTCCAACGTATACTATTGCACCACAAACGGTATCTCGTCTGCCGGCCCTGCAACTTGGCAGACACCCTGTTGG tGTTCCTATCGATATAATGCAAAGATCAACTGACGAACAAACCAGTGTAATCACATCCACCTCAGTAGCAACCCGTCAGGTTTACCAACAACAACCACCCGGTCAAGATCGACCAAATCAACACGATCCCAACATCgactcttaa